From the Candidatus Zixiibacteriota bacterium genome, the window AAGCCGGCGAACTTGTGCCGGATGATTTGATTGTCGGCTTGATAGAGGATAAGATCGCATCTGGTACGCTCGAAAACGGGTTTATACTTGATGGTTTCCCGCGCACCATTCCGCAGGCTGAGTGTCTCAGAGATATGCTGGTGAAGAACCATATCGCGCTTGAAAAGGCAGTCCTGATCGCAGTCGATGATGAAGAAATAGTACGGCGGTTGTCCGGACGCTGGTTTTGTCCAACCTGCCAGACAACATATAATCATCCGGCCAGGATGCCTAAAAACGACGGCCGCTGCGACAATGACGGCGTCGAACTGCTCAGGCGGCCCGATGACGAAGAAGCGGTGGTGCGCAACCGGCTGGAAGTTTACAGGAATCAGACGCAACCTATCGAAGATTTCTATCGTAATGAGTCGATCCTGGCCGAAGTGTCCGGCGAACGCCCGCCGGATGAAGTGTTTACGTCCATCCTTGAGGTGGTAGGCTAAAGGTCGAAGTGGGTGTTGTGATTGTGTTAAAGACCAAAGAAGAAATTGAGATCATGCGTCGCGCCGGCCAAGTTGTATCAAAAACTCTGGATATGGTCGGAGAGTGTATCAAGCCCGGAATGACCACCGGACAACTGGATCAACTGGTCGAAGAGTTTATCCGAGACCAGGATGCTATTCCCGGTTTCAAGAATTATCGTGGTTT encodes:
- a CDS encoding adenylate kinase, which encodes MNLVFLGPPGSGKGTQAVRLAESKGLVHLSTGDLLRDAAKAGTELGKKAEGFMKAGELVPDDLIVGLIEDKIASGTLENGFILDGFPRTIPQAECLRDMLVKNHIALEKAVLIAVDDEEIVRRLSGRWFCPTCQTTYNHPARMPKNDGRCDNDGVELLRRPDDEEAVVRNRLEVYRNQTQPIEDFYRNESILAEVSGERPPDEVFTSILEVVG